From a single Ornithodoros turicata isolate Travis chromosome 8, ASM3712646v1, whole genome shotgun sequence genomic region:
- the LOC135367254 gene encoding mucin-2-like: MLIFGREFVILLALYYVVLCLATVDGLRFRLRSRLRQRLARRRGWDDHEDDLPPYPQQRRWPSRHITEAPERGGGGGGERERGWHGRHKDDQQPPSSRPKGGHPVFCYWNAQSSDRPKDYTFDKIPAGLCSHVVYADEDMDKRGQTFGTHSLSLETRTQIAELKTKNRKLLLLLRLGNSVRNQRLFCRGFPNAHRKAASDLLLWLRKYDFDGVDINISCRNLRGSRALARILQELNAAFVRKKRTIVFTVELRGNSEDSDEDDDSDETYGDDSDNDISSELLDLVRHVDYLNVQYRLGDARELHNEWKNFENELRELADDGVDKEKMIIQLPFFGRTFHLSGVVPQEPWFTLDRLRNYPPLYGANTLPYAEICKRLGKGWTRKWDKKALRPYAFTGTQLAVYEDSESISAKLERIKRYGYAGVSIWTVDMDDRAGSCGRRNDLVKTVQEQLNGMRIGTAAPATTSVSSTKAPKPLKRRSTPVMTPPEDLSPSDIDATSSASGATKDTSSTTREASMPALFSTHDASTLGAPTTSTKKPSTQAKDISSSDIDATSSASGATKDTSSTTREASMPALFTTPDALTLGVSTTSAKKPSTQAKDLSPSDIDATSSASGATKDTSSMTRETSMPALFTTPDALTLGVSTTSAKKPSTQAKDLSPSDIDATSSASGATKDTSSTTTETSMPALFTTPDALTLGVSTTSAKKPSTQATDLSPSDIDATSSASGATKDTSSTTTETSMPALFTTPDALTFGVSTTSAKKPSTQATDLSPSDIDATSSASGATKDTSSTTTETSMPALFTTPDALTLGVSTTSAKKPSTQATDLSPSDIDATSSVSGATKDTSSTTTETSMPALFTTPDALTLGVSTTSAKKPSTQATDLSPSDIDATSSASGATKDTSSTTTETSMPALFTTPDALTFGVSTTSAKKPSTQATDLSPSDIDATSSASGATKDTSSTTTETSMPALFTTPDASTLGVPTTSTKKPSTQAKDLSPFDVDATSSASGATKDTSSTTTETSMPALFTTPDALTLGVSTTSAKKPSTQATDLSPSDIDATSSASGATKDTSSTTTETSMPALFTTPDALTFGVSTTSAKKPSTQATDLSPSDIDATSSASGATKDTSSTTTETSMSALFTTPDALTLGVSTTSAKKPSTQATDLSPSDIDATSSASGATKDTSSTTTETSMPALFTTPDALTLGVSTTSAKKPSTQATDLSPSDIDATSSASGATKDTSSTTTETSMPALFSTPDASTLGVPTTSTKKPSTQAKDLSPFDVDATSSTSGARKDTSSTTRETSMPALSSTPDASTLGVPTTSIKKPSTQAKDLSPFDIDATSSASGAIEDTSSTTREASIPALFSTPDASTFGVPTTSTKKPSTHAKDPSPFDIDATSSASGAIEDTSSTTREASMPALFSTPDASTFGVPTTSTKKPSTHAKDPSPFDIDATSSASGATEDTSSTTREASIPALFSTPDASTFGVPTTSTKKPSTHAKDPSPFDIDATSSASGAIEDTSSTTSEASMPALFSTPDASTFGVPTTSTKKPSTHAKDPSPFDIDATSSASGAIEDTSSTTREASMPALFSTPDASTFGVPTTSTKKPSTQAKDLSPFDIDATSSASGATEDTSSTTREASIPALFSTPDASTFGVPTTSTKKPSTHAKDPSPFDIDATSSASGAIEDTSSTTREASMPALFSTPDASTFGVPTTSTKKPSTHAKDPSPFDIDATSSASGAIEDTSSTTREASMPALFSTPDASTFGVPTTFTKKPSTHAKDPSPFDIDATSSASGAMKDTRSTTSEASMPALFSTPDASTLGAPTTSTKKPSTQAKDLSSSDIDATSSASDATKDAGSTTGESSTPAYFSTSTSSTLGVPTSTKKPVTQASDISPPDIDATSSASGATKDTNSRTGGSSMTAFFSSPAASTKKPSTQVNDLSPSDIDATTSALGLRTSTTIAEGFRSISSAATAATTFGVPTMSTKTPSMHHEPMHVPDVGDTASHASSAMEVTTSSRVEQSTDFSTVEISGTASRAFNTDQRAPSETTSEATPPTPNFDLTTGTTHGGPDRFHGLPSGTITSLSQSSTNQVDMFTRAGGVPTVDTSPSEPRTADHSTASSKSPQHITSTKPDTSDRLPYDTSGHSSRYPVTESSSTTSEAGTTNKHNLGILAPHSQACKNTKAMLVPHEDDCTKFYYCQGGLAYRHDCPGDSVFDTKLLVCNWRDSADREECRTKQTPASTMF; encoded by the exons ATGCTGATCTTCGGGAGGGAATTTGTGATTCTGCTGGCTTTATACTACGTCGTCCTGTGCTTAGCAACAGTTGACG GACTGCGTTTTCGATTGCGTTCTCGACTTCGGCAGCGATTGGCACGCCGCCGTGGTTGGGATGACCATGAAGACGACCTTCCCCCGTACCCACAGCAACGGCGATGGCCTTCAAGACATATTACGGAAGCCCCggaacgtggtggtggtggtggtggtgaaagggaaCGTGGTTGGCACGGTCGCCATAAAGACGACCAACAGCCACCGTCTTCAAGACCGAAAGGAGGGCACCCAGTGTTCTGCTACTGGAACGCCCAGTCATCCGATCGACCGAAGGATTACACTTTTGACAAGATTCCAGCAGGGCTATGTAGTCATGTGGTCTATGCGGACGAAGACATGGATAAGCGAGGTCAAACATTTGGCACGCACTCCCTGAGTTTAG AAACTCGAACCCAAATAGCAGAGCTCAAAACGAAGAATCGCAAATTGTTGCTTCTTCTTCGACTCGGCAACAGCGTCAGAAACCAGCGGCTCTTCTGTAGAGGGTTCCCGAATGCACATAGGAAAGCGGCTTCAGATCTTCTCCTCTGGCTGCGGAAGTACGACTTCGACGGCGTAGACATCAACATCTCTTGTCGGAACCTGCGAGGATCTCGAGCGCTTGCGCGTATTCTTCAA GAACTCAATGCCGCGTTTGTCCGGAAGAAAAGGACGATTGTCTTTACTGTGGAACTGCGCGGAAACTCCGAAGACagtgatgaagatgatgattcTGACGAAACTTACGGGGACGATAGCGACAACGACATCTCGTCGGAATTGCTCGATTTAGTACG GCATGTGGATTATCTCAACGTTCAGTACCGTCTTGGAGATGCCAGGGAGCTCCACAACGAATGGAAAAATTTT GAGAATGAGCTTCGCGAACTTGCCGATGACGGAGTGGATAAGGAAAAAATGATCATCCAACTCCCCTTCTTTGGTCGCACTTTCCACTTATCCGGCGTTGTTCCCCAAGAGCCGTGGTTCACGTTGGACCGTCTGCGAAACTACCCCCCGTTGTACGGTGCCAATACACTTCCATATGCAGAG ATTTGCAAGAGACTTGGAAAGGGATGGACACGGAAATGGGACAAAAAAGCTCTTCGTCCATACGCTTTCACAGGCACACAACTCGCAGTTTATGAGGACAGTGAGAGTATCAGTGCTAAG CTGGAGAGAATTAAACGGTATGGCTACGCCGGGGTCAGCATATGGACTGTAGACATGGACGACAGAGCGGGAAGTTGTGGAAGGAGGAACGACCTCGTGAAAACAGTCCAGGAGCAGCTGAACGGCATGAGAATTGGCACTGCTGCGCCGGCAACCACGTCAGTATCTTCCACTAAGGCACCAAAGCCTCTCAAACGCCGATCGACACCTGTTATGACACCGCCCGAAGATCTCAGTCCATCAGATATAGATGCTACATCTTCTGCCTCAGGCGCGACGAAGGACACAAGTTCAACGACAAGAGAGGCCTCCATGCCTGCCCTTTTCAGTACTCATGACGCATCGACCTTAGGCGCACCTACAACATCTACCAAAAAACCTAGCACGCAAGCAAAAGATATCAGTTCATCGGATATAGATGCTACATCTTCTGCCTCAGGCGCGACAAAAGACACAAGTTCAACGACAAGAGAGGCCTCCATGCCTGCCCTTTTCACTACTCCTGATGCATTGACCTTAGGTGTATCTACGACATCAGCCAAAAAACCTAGCACGCAAGCAAAAGATCTCAGTCCATCAGATATAGATGCTACATCTTCTGCCTCAGGCGCGACGAAGGACACAAGTTCAATGACAAGAGAGACCTCCATGCCTGCCCTTTTCACTACTCCTGATGCATTGACCTTAGGTGTATCTACGACATCAGCCAAAAAACCTAGCACGCAAGCAAAAGATCTCAGTCCATCAGATATAGATGCTACATCTTCTGCCTCAGGCGCGACGAAGGACACAAGTTCAACGACAACAGAGACCTCCATGCCTGCCCTTTTCACTACTCCTGATGCATTGACCTTAGGTGTATCTACGACATCAGCCAAAAAACCTAGCACGCAAGCAACAGATCTCAGTCCATCAGATATAGATGCTACATCTTCTGCCTCAGGCGCGACGAAGGACACAAGTTCAACGACAACAGAGACCTCCATGCCTGCCCTTTTCACTACTCCTGATGCATTGACCTTCGGTGTATCTACGACATCAGCCAAAAAACCTAGCACGCAAGCAACAGATCTCAGTCCATCAGATATAGATGCTACATCTTCTGCCTCAGGCGCGACGAAGGACACAAGTTCAACGACAACAGAGACCTCCATGCCTGCCCTTTTCACTACTCCTGATGCATTGACCTTAGGTGTATCTACGACATCAGCCAAAAAACCTAGCACGCAAGCAACAGATCTCAGTCCATCAGATATAGATGCTACATCTTCTGTCTCAGGCGCGACGAAGGACACAAGTTCAACGACAACAGAGACCTCCATGCCTGCCCTTTTCACTACTCCTGATGCATTGACCTTAGGTGTATCTACGACATCAGCCAAAAAACCTAGCACGCAAGCAACAGATCTCAGTCCATCAGATATAGATGCTACATCTTCTGCCTCAGGCGCGACGAAGGACACAAGTTCAACGACAACAGAGACCTCCATGCCTGCCCTTTTCACTACTCCTGATGCATTGACCTTCGGTGTATCTACGACATCAGCCAAAAAACCTAGCACGCAAGCAACAGATCTCAGTCCATCAGATATAGATGCTACATCTTCTGCCTCAGGCGCGACGAAGGACACAAGTTCAACGACAACAGAGACCTCCATGCCTGCCCTTTTCACTACTCCTGATGCATCGACCCTAGGTGTACCGACGACATCTACCAAAAAACCTAGCACGCAAGCAAAAGATCTCAGTCCATTTGATGTAGATGCTACATCTTCTGCCTCAGGCGCGACGAAGGACACAAGTTCAACGACAACAGAGACCTCCATGCCTGCCCTTTTCACTACTCCTGATGCATTGACCTTAGGTGTATCTACGACATCAGCCAAAAAACCTAGCACGCAAGCAACAGATCTCAGTCCATCAGATATAGATGCTACATCTTCTGCCTCAGGCGCGACGAAGGACACAAGTTCAACGACAACAGAGACCTCCATGCCTGCCCTTTTCACTACTCCTGATGCATTGACCTTCGGTGTATCTACGACATCAGCCAAAAAACCTAGCACGCAAGCAACAGATCTCAGTCCATCAGATATAGATGCTACATCTTCTGCCTCAGGCGCGACGAAGGACACAAGTTCAACGACAACAGAGACCTCCATGTCTGCCCTTTTCACTACTCCTGATGCATTGACCTTAGGTGTATCTACGACATCAGCCAAAAAACCTAGCACGCAAGCAACAGATCTCAGTCCATCAGATATAGATGCTACATCTTCTGCCTCAGGCGCGACGAAGGACACAAGTTCAACGACAACAGAGACCTCCATGCCTGCACTTTTCACTACTCCTGATGCATTGACCTTAGGTGTATCTACGACATCAGCCAAAAAACCTAGCACGCAAGCAACAGATCTCAGTCCATCAGATATAGATGCTACATCTTCTGCCTCAGGCGCGACGAAGGACACAAGTTCGACGACAACAGAGACCTCCATGCCTGCCCTTTTCAGTACTCCTGATGCATCGACCCTAGGTGTACCGACGACATCTACCAAAAAACCTAGCACGCAAGCAAAAGATCTCAGTCCATTTGATGTAGATGCTACATCTTCTACCTCAGGCGCGAGGAAGGACACAAGTTCAACGACAAGAGAGACCTCCATGCCTGCCCTTTCCAGTACTCCTGATGCATCGACCTTAGGTGTACCGACGACATCTATCAAAAAACCTAGCACGCAAGCAAAAGATCTCAGTCCATTTGATATAGATGCTACATCTTCTGCCTCAGGCGCGATAGAAGACACAAGTTCAACGACAAGAGAGGCCTCCATACCTGCCCTTTTCAGTACTCCTGATGCATCAACCTTCGGTGTACCTACGACATCTACCAAAAAACCTAGCACGCATGCAAAAGATCCCAGTCCATTTGATATAGATGCTACATCTTCTGCCTCAGGCGCGATAGAAGACACAAGTTCAACGACAAGAGAGGCCTCCATGCCTGCCCTTTTCAGTACTCCTGATGCATCAACCTTCGGTGTACCTACGACATCTACCAAAAAACCTAGCACGCATGCAAAAGATCCCAGTCCATTTGATATAGATGCTACATCTTCTGCCTCAGGCGCGACAGAAGACACAAGTTCAACGACAAGAGAGGCCTCCATACCTGCCCTTTTCAGTACTCCTGATGCATCAACCTTCGGTGTACCTACGACATCTACCAAAAAACCTAGCACGCATGCAAAAGATCCCAGTCCATTTGATATAGATGCTACATCTTCTGCCTCAGGCGCGATAGAAGACACAAGTTCAACGACAAGTGAGGCCTCCATGCCTGCCCTTTTCAGTACTCCTGATGCATCAACCTTCGGTGTACCTACGACATCTACCAAAAAACCTAGCACGCATGCAAAAGATCCCAGTCCATTTGATATAGATGCTACATCTTCTGCCTCAGGCGCGATAGAAGACACAAGTTCAACGACAAGAGAGGCCTCCATGCCTGCCCTTTTCAGTACTCCTGATGCATCAACCTTCGGTGTACCTACGACATCTACCAAAAAACCTAGCACGCAAGCAAAAGATCTCAGTCCATTTGATATAGATGCTACATCTTCTGCCTCAGGCGCGACAGAAGACACAAGTTCAACGACAAGAGAGGCCTCCATACCTGCCCTTTTCAGTACTCCTGATGCATCAACCTTCGGTGTACCTACGACATCTACCAAAAAACCTAGCACGCATGCAAAAGATCCCAGTCCATTTGATATAGATGCTACATCTTCTGCCTCAGGCGCGATAGAAGACACAAGTTCAACGACAAGAGAGGCCTCCATGCCTGCCCTTTTCAGTACTCCTGATGCATCAACCTTCGGTGTACCTACGACATCTACCAAAAAACCTAGCACGCATGCAAAAGATCCCAGTCCATTTGATATAGATGCTACATCTTCTGCCTCAGGCGCGATAGAAGACACAAGTTCAACGACAAGAGAGGCCTCCATGCCTGCCCTTTTCAGTACTCCTGATGCATCAACCTTCGGTGTACCTACGACATTTACCAAAAAACCTAGCACGCATGCAAAAGATCCCAGTCCATTTGATATAGATGCTACATCTTCTGCCTCAGGCGCGATGAAGGACACACGTTCTACGACAAGCGAGGCCTCCATGCCTGCCCTTTTCAGTACTCCTGACGCATCGACCTTAGGCGCACCTACAACATCTACCAAAAAACCTAGCACGCAAGCAAAAGATCTCAGTTCATCAGATATAGATGCTACATCTTCTGCCTCAGACGCGACGAAGGACGCAGGTTCAACGACCGGAGAGAGCTCCACTCCTGCCTACTTCAGTACTTCTACTTCATCGACCCTCGGCGTACCTACATCTACCAAAAAACCTGTCACACAAGCAAGCGATATCAGTCCACCAGATATAGATGCTACGTCTTCTGCCTCAGGCGCGACGAAGGACACAAATTCAAGGACTGGAGGGAGCTCCATGACTGCCTTTTTCAGCAGTCCTGCAGCATCTACCAAAAAACCTAGCACGCAAGTCAATGATCTGAGCCCGTCAGACATAGATGCAACAACGTCTGCCCTCGGCTTGCGCACGAGCACAACGATTGCAGAGGGTTTCAGGTCTATCTCTTCAGCAGCTACTGCCGCAACTACCTTCGGTGTTCCTACAATGTCTACCAAAACACCTAGCATGCATCATGAACCCATGCATGTGCCAGACGTAGGCGACACAGCATCTCACGCCTCGAGTGCCATGGAGGTGACAACATCATCCCGAGTAGAACAGTCCACTGACTTTTCGACAGTTGAAATTTCGGGAACGGCTTCTAGAGCATTTAATACAGATCAGCGTGCTCCCTCAGAAACCACAAGCGAAGCCACTCCCCCAACACCTAATTTTGACCTGACAACAGGTACAACCCATGGAGGGCCAGATAGATTCCATGGACTTCCGTCAGGCACCATCACCTCTCTGTCGCAATCGTCGACGAATCAAGTCGATATGTTTACACGAGCGGGTGGCGTACCGACTGTAGACACATCGCCTTCCGAACCAAGAACTGCCGATCATAGTACTGCGTCATCAAAATCTCCGCAGCATATCACGAGTACTAAACCGGACACCAGCGACAGACTTCCGTACGACACTAGTGGGCACAGCTCCAGGTATCCGGTTACTGAGTCGTCTTCTACGACGTCTGAGGCCGGCACAACTAACAAGCATAATCTAGGAATTCTCGCTCCTCACAGTCAAGCGTGTAAAAATACGAAGGCTATGCTGGTACCACATGAAGATGACTGCACCAAGTTTTATTACTGCCAGGGAGGTCTGGCATACCGTCACGACTGCCCCGGTGATAGCGTTTTCGACACCAAGTTGCTCGTGTGCAACTGGCGCGACAGTGCCGATAGAGAAGAATGTAGGACGAAGCAGACACCAGCAAGTACAATGTTCTAA